The following are encoded together in the Thermococcus sibiricus MM 739 genome:
- a CDS encoding DUF5700 domain-containing putative Zn-dependent protease, with product MLIDTFPCFLKYWDGSKDSWIEYIKNYPELFEKIKWDYERYKIDWREYLELLSKRSVDELKLAYENLLNVLPKVEEKVKKLFDVSEYNIVIYVGLENGAGWVTEFKGKPSILFGLEAIAELKWYNKLKGLIAHEFGHLIHWLLRGEDIEKLEDEQIMWIYTEGFAQRIEDLISGRPWHLEEPGWFEWCERNEGIIKREFLRRVKENEPLNPFFGSWYTLFGKQYLGYYLGYKFIRWIEQEYSLENIAAVEKEVVKRKILEFLC from the coding sequence ATGCTGATCGACACTTTTCCCTGTTTCCTAAAGTACTGGGATGGGAGTAAAGATTCATGGATTGAGTACATTAAAAACTACCCAGAACTCTTCGAGAAAATAAAGTGGGACTATGAGCGTTATAAGATAGACTGGCGTGAGTATTTAGAACTCCTCTCTAAAAGGAGTGTCGATGAACTGAAGCTTGCCTACGAGAATCTTCTGAACGTTCTTCCTAAGGTGGAAGAAAAAGTGAAGAAGCTATTTGATGTTTCGGAGTATAACATTGTCATCTATGTCGGGCTTGAAAATGGGGCCGGATGGGTCACGGAATTTAAAGGAAAGCCTTCAATCCTCTTCGGCCTTGAAGCAATTGCCGAGCTTAAGTGGTACAATAAACTCAAGGGATTAATTGCCCACGAGTTTGGTCACTTAATTCACTGGCTGTTAAGGGGAGAGGATATAGAGAAGCTTGAAGACGAGCAGATAATGTGGATTTACACGGAAGGATTTGCCCAGAGGATTGAGGACTTAATAAGCGGGAGACCTTGGCATCTCGAAGAACCGGGTTGGTTTGAGTGGTGTGAAAGGAATGAAGGAATTATCAAAAGGGAATTTTTAAGAAGAGTTAAAGAAAACGAGCCTTTAAATCCATTCTTCGGTTCCTGGTACACCCTTTTTGGAAAGCAGTACTTGGGCTACTATCTTGGATACAAATTCATCCGTTGGATTGAACAGGAGTATTCATTAGAAAATATTGCAGCAGTAGAAAAAGAAGTAGTTAAAAGAAAAATTCTGGAGTTTCTTTGCTAA
- a CDS encoding adenosylhomocysteinase: MDCTKDYCVKDINLAPEGEKKIDWVSRFMPVLQHIRKEFEKGKPFKGVKIAATLHLEMKTAFLLLTLKAAGAEVSTTASNPLSTQDDVVAALAKNGVKVYAIRGESRGEYYEFMHKALDIEPNIIIDDGADMVSTVLKERQELIPEIWGASEETTTGVIRLRAMEKDGVLKFPIIAVNDSYTKYLFDNRYGTGQSTWDGIIRSTNLLVAGKNVVVVGYGWCGRGIAMRARGLGATVIVVEVDPIKALEARMDGFLVMPMKEAAKVGDIFVTSTGNINCIRGEHFEVMKDGVLMANAGHFDVEISKPDLESLAVEINNPRPNITEYKLKDGRRLYLLAEGRLVNLAAADGHPAEIMDMSFALQAKAAEYIKDNHEKLEPKVYVLPREIDEMVAKIKLKSMGIEIEQLTEEQRKYLESWEHGT; encoded by the coding sequence ATGGACTGCACGAAGGATTACTGCGTAAAAGACATTAATCTGGCACCCGAAGGAGAGAAGAAGATAGATTGGGTCTCTCGTTTTATGCCTGTTCTCCAACACATAAGAAAAGAATTTGAAAAGGGAAAGCCCTTCAAAGGAGTTAAAATTGCCGCAACGTTGCATCTTGAAATGAAAACTGCGTTTTTACTTTTGACGCTCAAAGCTGCTGGAGCAGAAGTTTCAACAACTGCAAGCAATCCCTTAAGCACTCAAGATGACGTTGTTGCCGCTTTAGCCAAAAACGGAGTGAAAGTTTATGCCATAAGAGGGGAAAGCAGGGGGGAATACTATGAATTCATGCACAAAGCCCTCGATATTGAGCCGAACATCATCATAGACGATGGTGCGGATATGGTCTCAACAGTCTTAAAGGAGAGGCAAGAACTCATTCCGGAAATATGGGGAGCGAGTGAAGAAACCACGACGGGTGTGATAAGATTAAGGGCGATGGAGAAGGATGGAGTGTTGAAGTTCCCAATCATAGCGGTAAACGACAGCTATACAAAATACCTCTTTGATAACCGCTACGGAACGGGTCAATCAACTTGGGACGGAATAATTAGAAGCACAAATCTACTCGTTGCTGGTAAGAACGTTGTAGTTGTTGGTTACGGCTGGTGCGGAAGAGGAATAGCCATGAGGGCTAGGGGATTGGGTGCTACAGTAATAGTGGTTGAAGTAGACCCAATTAAGGCTTTAGAGGCGAGAATGGACGGATTCTTGGTTATGCCGATGAAAGAAGCTGCAAAGGTGGGAGACATCTTCGTTACTTCAACAGGAAACATAAACTGTATTAGGGGAGAACACTTCGAGGTCATGAAAGACGGAGTGCTAATGGCAAATGCTGGACATTTTGACGTAGAGATAAGCAAGCCAGACTTGGAGAGCTTGGCTGTTGAGATAAACAATCCAAGACCCAATATTACGGAGTACAAGCTCAAAGACGGAAGGAGATTGTACCTCCTTGCGGAAGGGCGCTTGGTGAATTTGGCGGCAGCGGATGGCCATCCGGCTGAGATTATGGACATGAGCTTTGCCTTACAGGCTAAGGCGGCGGAATACATCAAGGACAACCACGAGAAGCTTGAGCCCAAAGTTTACGTTTTGCCAAGAGAAATCGACGAAATGGTAGCCAAGATTAAGCTCAAATCCATGGGCATCGAGATTGAGCAGCTAACCGAAGAGCAGAGGAAATATTTGGAAAGCTGGGAGCATGGGACTTAG
- a CDS encoding cyclase family protein, which yields MIIDLTMELSEKTPVYPGDPKIEIKEWTDVEKDGYQMNTLFLGEHSGTHVDAPAHFIPGGRTIDEMPLEKFIGKGIVIDVSQLDRNIEPSEMLRVAEIVLFYTGGKAIYLSEEGARYLIDLRVKAVGIDNSTIGDFKTHKVLLSNEISIFENLTNLENLIGKEFTFIGVPLKIKNGSGSPVRAFAIIKEK from the coding sequence ATGATAATAGATCTAACTATGGAGCTTAGTGAGAAAACCCCTGTTTATCCTGGTGATCCCAAAATAGAAATAAAAGAATGGACTGACGTTGAAAAAGATGGGTATCAAATGAATACTCTCTTTCTTGGAGAGCACAGCGGAACGCATGTAGACGCTCCGGCCCATTTCATCCCGGGCGGAAGGACAATAGATGAAATGCCACTGGAGAAGTTTATTGGAAAGGGCATAGTGATAGATGTATCTCAATTGGATAGGAATATAGAACCCAGCGAAATGTTAAGAGTAGCCGAGATAGTGCTTTTCTATACTGGAGGGAAGGCTATTTATCTCAGCGAAGAAGGAGCCAGATATTTAATTGACCTTCGGGTTAAGGCTGTAGGGATTGATAACTCCACTATAGGGGACTTTAAAACGCATAAAGTATTGCTTTCCAATGAGATTTCAATTTTTGAGAACCTTACAAATCTTGAAAACCTCATTGGAAAAGAGTTTACTTTTATCGGAGTTCCATTAAAAATCAAAAACGGCTCGGGCAGTCCAGTTAGGGCTTTTGCAATAATAAAAGAAAAGTAG
- the gcvT gene encoding glycine cleavage system aminomethyltransferase GcvT: protein MKRVHIFDWHKEHAKKVEEFAGWEMPIWYSSIKEEHLAVRNGVGIFDVSHMGEVFFKGKDALKFLQYVTTNDISRPPAISGTYSLVLNERGAVKDETLVFNMGNDTYMMVCDSDAFEKLYAWFTSIKRAIEQYTELDLEIENKTYDYVMFSIQGPKAKDLAMELFGIDINQLWWFQAKEVELDGIKMLLSRSGYTGENGFEVYFEDVNPYHPDESKHGKPEKALYVWEKILEAGQKYGIKPAGLGARDTLRLEAGYTLYGNETKELQLLSTDIDEVTPLQANLEFAIFWDKEFIGKEALLKQKERGLPSKMVHFKMVDRGVPRAGYKVYADGKEIGEVTSGTLSPLLGIGIGVAFVKPEYAKPGVEIEIEVREQKKKALTVAPPFYDPKKYGTFREE from the coding sequence ATGAAGAGGGTGCACATTTTTGACTGGCATAAAGAGCACGCAAAAAAAGTGGAAGAATTTGCAGGATGGGAAATGCCAATTTGGTATTCAAGCATAAAAGAAGAACACTTGGCCGTTAGAAATGGTGTAGGGATTTTTGATGTTTCTCATATGGGGGAAGTATTCTTTAAAGGAAAAGACGCTCTCAAGTTTCTCCAGTATGTTACAACAAACGATATCTCAAGACCACCAGCAATAAGCGGTACCTACAGTCTTGTTCTTAATGAAAGAGGGGCCGTTAAGGACGAGACCCTCGTGTTTAATATGGGCAACGATACATATATGATGGTATGTGACAGCGATGCTTTTGAAAAACTCTATGCATGGTTTACCTCAATTAAAAGGGCAATTGAACAGTATACCGAGCTTGACTTGGAAATAGAGAACAAAACTTATGACTATGTTATGTTCTCAATCCAAGGTCCTAAGGCCAAAGATTTGGCCATGGAGCTCTTTGGAATTGACATCAACCAGCTCTGGTGGTTCCAAGCCAAAGAAGTCGAGCTTGATGGCATAAAGATGCTTCTCTCAAGGAGCGGTTACACTGGAGAGAACGGCTTTGAGGTTTACTTCGAAGATGTAAATCCGTATCATCCCGATGAAAGCAAGCACGGAAAGCCCGAGAAAGCCCTCTACGTATGGGAAAAGATTCTTGAAGCTGGACAAAAATACGGTATAAAACCCGCCGGATTGGGAGCAAGAGACACCCTAAGACTTGAAGCTGGATACACCCTCTATGGCAATGAAACGAAGGAGCTCCAACTCTTGAGTACCGACATTGATGAAGTAACTCCCCTGCAGGCAAACCTCGAGTTTGCGATCTTCTGGGACAAGGAGTTCATCGGGAAAGAAGCACTTCTAAAGCAAAAGGAGAGGGGCCTTCCAAGCAAGATGGTGCACTTCAAAATGGTTGACAGAGGGGTACCAAGAGCAGGTTACAAAGTTTATGCTGATGGCAAGGAAATCGGTGAAGTCACAAGTGGAACCCTCTCGCCTCTATTGGGCATTGGAATAGGGGTAGCATTTGTTAAACCAGAGTACGCTAAACCGGGGGTAGAGATTGAGATTGAAGTAAGAGAACAAAAGAAGAAGGCCTTAACAGTAGCTCCACCATTCTATGATCCCAAGAAATATGGCACATTTAGAGAGGAGTGA
- a CDS encoding universal stress protein: MFEKVLFPTDFSEVSMHALRECIPQLFEVGAKKLYLVHIVDITATDIEAVELMKIDEEELNRIAEEIRAKGIDVEPMVKIGIPSLEIAEIAQENNVDLVLVPSKGENILRQMLLGSTASNLVRATKKPVLLVKYEWDEEEEKIKCLSNCREIFKRPIVALDFSECSEKVLNVVKKFEELIEEITLIHVVDYGRAEELEKNIENAKAKLEEFSRLFKAPVKSEVLAGIASRSILGSALARDSSIIVMGKKGRSVIKDLLLGSTAERVVRDSKLPVLLVPCE; the protein is encoded by the coding sequence ATGTTTGAAAAGGTGTTGTTTCCAACGGACTTCTCTGAAGTGTCTATGCATGCCCTTAGGGAGTGTATTCCCCAGCTGTTTGAAGTAGGAGCTAAGAAATTATACTTGGTTCATATAGTTGACATAACTGCCACTGATATAGAGGCAGTGGAGTTAATGAAAATAGATGAAGAAGAGCTTAACCGTATTGCCGAGGAAATTAGGGCCAAAGGAATTGACGTTGAACCTATGGTAAAAATTGGTATCCCCTCACTTGAGATAGCGGAGATTGCTCAGGAAAACAATGTTGATCTAGTACTTGTTCCATCCAAGGGAGAAAATATTCTCAGACAGATGCTCCTTGGAAGTACAGCGTCAAATCTCGTTAGGGCTACTAAGAAGCCAGTTTTACTTGTCAAATATGAGTGGGATGAAGAGGAAGAAAAAATTAAGTGTCTTTCTAATTGTAGAGAGATTTTTAAGAGGCCTATAGTTGCACTGGACTTTTCAGAGTGCTCAGAAAAAGTTTTAAATGTTGTAAAGAAGTTTGAAGAACTCATTGAAGAGATTACACTTATTCACGTGGTTGATTATGGAAGAGCTGAAGAACTCGAAAAGAACATTGAGAATGCTAAGGCAAAATTAGAGGAATTTAGCAGGCTCTTTAAAGCACCGGTGAAAAGTGAGGTTCTTGCTGGAATTGCCTCTCGTTCAATTTTGGGCAGTGCGTTAGCTAGAGATTCATCAATCATAGTAATGGGTAAAAAAGGCAGGAGTGTCATAAAAGACCTTTTGCTCGGAAGTACGGCAGAAAGAGTTGTCAGGGACTCAAAGCTCCCTGTGTTATTAGTCCCATGTGAATAA
- a CDS encoding type I restriction endonuclease: protein MLKLQETIISVTRKVREHRLLYEKNEEAVKQHLIGEIFRTLGWDWENPREVRPEERTEDGRADYALVLEDKVVAYVEAKNLGINVLKNERALRQLARYCFSRGVKYGIITNGAQWKIVKAFEENSTLEDRILLRIDLLNEPLERVALKLSFLSKNKITRLEDYSLYLKAFTWGFENLKKSYPKDILILYLAGPTKSNFLLLDHLDGSEVPRGLYVYDNGWKGVPLIEKNLKGVLLSLLLYLAEKASEKERNEILVAYKQLRNIPLTRDKIMHLLRELEKEKGVKIGLEI, encoded by the coding sequence ATGCTAAAACTTCAGGAGACTATAATAAGCGTTACCAGAAAAGTGCGTGAGCACAGGCTGCTCTATGAAAAAAATGAAGAGGCTGTAAAACAACACCTGATAGGTGAAATCTTTAGAACACTAGGCTGGGACTGGGAAAACCCAAGAGAGGTTAGACCAGAGGAAAGAACAGAGGATGGAAGAGCTGACTATGCCCTAGTGCTTGAAGATAAGGTTGTTGCTTATGTTGAAGCCAAGAATCTCGGAATTAATGTCTTAAAAAACGAGAGAGCTTTAAGGCAGCTTGCTAGATACTGCTTTTCTCGTGGAGTTAAATATGGAATAATCACAAACGGGGCCCAATGGAAAATTGTGAAGGCCTTTGAAGAAAATTCTACTCTCGAAGATAGGATCTTGTTAAGAATTGACCTTCTAAATGAGCCTCTTGAACGTGTTGCACTGAAACTGAGCTTCTTATCAAAGAATAAAATCACAAGATTAGAAGACTACTCCCTCTATCTGAAAGCTTTTACATGGGGTTTTGAAAATCTCAAAAAAAGTTATCCCAAGGATATTCTCATTTTATATTTAGCCGGTCCAACAAAATCAAATTTCCTCCTCTTGGATCATTTGGATGGAAGCGAAGTCCCCAGAGGCCTCTATGTGTATGACAACGGTTGGAAAGGTGTCCCACTGATTGAGAAAAACCTTAAAGGAGTTTTACTCTCCCTGCTCCTGTACCTAGCAGAAAAAGCATCTGAAAAAGAGAGAAATGAGATTCTTGTAGCATACAAACAGCTAAGAAACATTCCACTAACTAGGGATAAAATCATGCACCTCCTCCGCGAACTGGAAAAAGAAAAAGGAGTTAAAATCGGCTTGGAGATATAA
- a CDS encoding Rossmann-like domain-containing protein translates to MILKQLKEKAMKKIKEDFRIVDFSFGLPYTYVVLEGPEGKAIGLAMTLPEDIGEYKTSFKSPSLKEFIDKTDSLNIIERTLGIATINAISQYYIDLSKATSQDATDLVDDAKKIAVIGNMPPIVRSLKEKGKEIFVFERNPKLWDRETLSDSLEYYLLPEMDAVIVSGSALINCTLDMIVERSKKAKKVILTGATAQVLPEFLKGSGVTHLASVKVIDVEKAILNLKMGIFRGFGEQSRKYIIEV, encoded by the coding sequence GTGATCCTTAAACAACTCAAAGAGAAAGCTATGAAGAAAATAAAAGAAGATTTTAGAATAGTGGATTTTTCATTTGGGTTGCCTTATACTTATGTTGTCTTAGAAGGGCCCGAGGGAAAAGCTATTGGCCTAGCAATGACACTCCCTGAAGATATAGGAGAATACAAGACATCTTTTAAGTCACCTAGCTTAAAAGAGTTCATTGATAAAACAGACAGCTTAAACATTATAGAAAGAACTCTTGGGATAGCAACAATCAATGCTATTTCTCAATACTATATTGACTTAAGCAAAGCTACTTCTCAAGATGCTACTGACCTCGTAGATGACGCCAAAAAGATAGCTGTTATCGGAAATATGCCTCCAATAGTTAGAAGCTTGAAAGAAAAAGGAAAAGAGATTTTTGTATTCGAAAGAAATCCCAAATTGTGGGATAGAGAGACTCTAAGCGATAGTCTCGAGTACTATCTGCTTCCAGAAATGGACGCAGTAATAGTAAGCGGATCTGCTCTGATAAACTGCACCCTTGACATGATAGTTGAAAGAAGCAAAAAGGCCAAGAAAGTCATTTTAACCGGAGCAACTGCTCAAGTCCTTCCAGAATTCTTGAAGGGAAGTGGAGTAACCCATCTGGCCTCAGTAAAAGTTATCGATGTGGAAAAAGCCATTTTAAACCTAAAAATGGGAATCTTCAGAGGCTTTGGTGAACAAAGCAGAAAATATATAATTGAAGTCTAA
- a CDS encoding class II glutamine amidotransferase, producing MCRVLFAVGNGSEMREFVNALVKSSENDIYKVAFGKNPYHKDGWGFVWISKDGLDYYKTSRPIFEDTKGVRKFLESLDGFGVLLAHTRAASQGTVNLFNAHPLVYSSPEGFNFWFYHNGDLDKQILIDMAGLDNEKLKDISDSYVLGLYLLSSLGSFSKDMILKKFREIVPVVRTTLNTASLFITPSEIKGFVTAYMVRERERDSLYKRYSRLLKVERENLFAIVSSTFEVYSELSFEEVKNRTAFYLTIDLENEKFEIEELTL from the coding sequence ATGTGTAGAGTGCTTTTTGCAGTTGGGAATGGAAGTGAAATGAGGGAGTTTGTAAATGCCTTGGTAAAATCCTCCGAGAATGACATTTATAAAGTGGCATTTGGAAAAAATCCCTATCACAAGGATGGCTGGGGCTTTGTGTGGATTAGTAAGGATGGTTTAGACTATTATAAAACATCTAGGCCTATTTTTGAAGACACAAAAGGTGTAAGAAAGTTTTTAGAATCCCTTGATGGTTTTGGTGTTCTTCTAGCCCATACAAGAGCTGCTAGCCAAGGAACTGTTAATCTTTTCAATGCTCATCCTTTAGTCTATTCCTCTCCAGAGGGTTTTAATTTCTGGTTTTATCATAATGGAGATTTGGATAAGCAGATACTGATAGATATGGCTGGATTGGACAATGAAAAGCTTAAAGATATTTCTGACAGCTATGTACTCGGCCTCTATTTGCTGAGTTCATTGGGGTCTTTCTCGAAAGATATGATCTTAAAAAAATTCAGGGAAATTGTCCCTGTGGTTAGAACAACGCTTAACACTGCCAGCTTATTTATCACACCATCCGAAATAAAGGGCTTTGTAACTGCTTATATGGTGAGGGAAAGAGAAAGAGATTCATTATATAAACGGTATTCGCGCCTCTTAAAAGTAGAAAGAGAAAATCTCTTTGCGATAGTCTCATCAACATTTGAAGTTTATTCAGAATTAAGTTTTGAGGAAGTTAAAAATAGAACTGCTTTTTACTTGACTATAGACCTCGAAAATGAAAAATTTGAAATAGAAGAGCTTACTCTCTAA
- the folP gene encoding dihydropteroate synthase has translation MKFAGISLEEPRIMGVINVSPESFFKGSIRQREDEIIETALKMLEDGASFIDIGAKSTAPYLENQIPVEEEIRRAVWTLSILRDNVDVPISIDTTNAKVAEEAIKVGADIINDISGLKGDPKMVEVAREYDVPLILCAHKDVKDFSDPVHEVINALQESLQIAYKNNIEKEKIAIDPAIGFLRPKYPPWYEWDSKVIANLNLLKMFGLPILVGVSRKSFIGAITGRRDPTERLAGSLGATAIAVWNGANIIRTHDVRETLDAIKITHFIKRFRE, from the coding sequence ATGAAGTTCGCTGGCATCAGTCTAGAAGAGCCTAGAATCATGGGAGTAATTAATGTTTCCCCGGAAAGCTTCTTTAAAGGTAGCATCAGGCAAAGAGAGGATGAAATAATAGAAACAGCCCTAAAGATGCTCGAAGATGGTGCGTCTTTCATAGATATTGGAGCCAAATCTACCGCCCCATATTTGGAAAATCAAATACCTGTGGAAGAAGAAATAAGGAGAGCGGTTTGGACATTAAGCATTCTTAGAGACAACGTTGATGTTCCCATAAGTATTGACACCACAAACGCAAAAGTTGCGGAAGAGGCCATAAAAGTTGGCGCAGATATAATAAATGACATAAGCGGCCTTAAAGGAGACCCAAAGATGGTAGAAGTTGCCAGAGAATACGATGTCCCTCTTATCCTTTGCGCTCATAAGGATGTTAAAGATTTCAGTGACCCAGTTCATGAAGTAATTAACGCCCTTCAAGAGAGTCTACAAATAGCCTACAAAAACAACATTGAGAAAGAGAAAATTGCCATTGACCCAGCAATTGGATTTTTAAGGCCCAAATATCCCCCATGGTACGAGTGGGATTCAAAAGTTATTGCCAATCTAAATTTGCTTAAGATGTTTGGCCTTCCAATCCTTGTTGGAGTCTCAAGGAAATCATTTATAGGTGCAATAACAGGCAGAAGAGATCCAACGGAAAGACTAGCCGGAAGCTTGGGAGCAACCGCTATAGCAGTCTGGAATGGAGCAAATATAATAAGAACCCATGACGTTAGGGAGACCCTTGACGCGATTAAGATTACACACTTTATAAAAAGATTTAGAGAGTAA
- a CDS encoding beta-ribofuranosylaminobenzene 5'-phosphate synthase family protein, with protein MLIETPKRLHLGLIDPSASLGRRFGSLGLALEEGYRIRVMPHDKLEIKANEEDAKTIRFVIDKMNQEFLTGFNYLIDVENAIPRHVGLGSTTQLTLGVGLALAKLNNIRVEIERLASLLGRGNNSGAGIYAFKYGGFVMDSGVKGGIPQLIIREDFPEDWGFLLIIPHVKRGFDEEEEKPIMQNLPGRVEIAEKISHRILLGLLPALKERNIEEFGKHLTEIQMLVGKHFEEYQGGEFREDVKFMLEFLKENTYGHGQSSWGPTLYGLIKKDDYEVIKRKAQNFLKELGINAHVDIGIPRNNGATTVEENTYILRLINKVAKS; from the coding sequence ATGCTAATCGAAACACCAAAAAGACTTCATCTGGGATTGATAGACCCATCAGCCTCTTTAGGGAGACGTTTTGGGTCTTTAGGATTAGCTTTGGAGGAAGGTTACAGAATAAGGGTAATGCCGCATGATAAACTTGAAATAAAAGCGAATGAGGAGGATGCAAAGACAATAAGGTTTGTAATAGACAAAATGAATCAGGAATTTTTAACTGGTTTTAACTACTTGATTGATGTGGAAAATGCAATCCCTCGGCATGTGGGGTTGGGGTCAACCACTCAACTGACTCTCGGTGTAGGGTTGGCACTAGCCAAGCTTAATAACATTAGAGTAGAGATTGAAAGGCTTGCCTCTCTTCTTGGTAGAGGTAATAATTCTGGAGCCGGCATTTACGCATTCAAATATGGAGGATTTGTTATGGACAGTGGCGTTAAAGGAGGTATTCCCCAACTCATAATAAGAGAAGATTTCCCAGAAGATTGGGGATTTCTCTTGATAATCCCTCATGTCAAGCGAGGTTTTGATGAGGAGGAGGAAAAGCCTATAATGCAAAACTTACCAGGCAGGGTAGAAATTGCAGAGAAAATTTCCCATAGAATTCTCCTTGGCCTCTTGCCGGCACTTAAAGAGAGGAACATTGAAGAATTTGGAAAGCATCTAACTGAAATCCAGATGCTCGTTGGAAAGCACTTTGAGGAGTATCAGGGTGGAGAGTTTAGAGAAGATGTCAAGTTTATGTTGGAATTCTTGAAGGAGAATACCTATGGTCATGGCCAGAGCTCTTGGGGCCCAACTCTTTATGGGTTGATAAAGAAGGATGATTATGAAGTAATTAAAAGAAAGGCCCAGAACTTTTTGAAGGAATTGGGAATTAATGCTCATGTAGACATTGGAATTCCCAGGAATAACGGTGCCACAACTGTGGAGGAGAATACGTACATTCTAAGACTTATTAATAAAGTTGCCAAAAGTTAG
- a CDS encoding DUF835 domain-containing protein has product MEYGPSVYIISITLIKLLAGLLFLIAYLRTRRFSTLLISFAWFLSIPVATFGAVDIRVENAMISLAYAFTLLAVFRLIQEERIISLPKSITIAVPLALAVTGVGTSLIKSIPDEGYLIDGIFEFIAGLIVIESLSAYYKRNAKGLGISLALSGIMSTLYPMFYQKPPNMLITSIAAWLIIVPQFWFYSKIIYSERFFKWPQSMETSALKIEGTHIIPPSEFEDVKDKVGLYPTLAFLRNFKPFPGWISYLLSTVEMPKALYPTDLYKITEISTKYFKEAQQKGTKGIAIIEGLEFLKLYNDFDAVAKMLSNVRDCATLNNGTLIVFAEESAWDKKEWATLRRILGEE; this is encoded by the coding sequence ATGGAATACGGACCTAGCGTTTACATAATTTCAATCACCCTTATCAAGCTCTTAGCAGGGCTCTTGTTCTTAATCGCTTATCTAAGGACTAGAAGATTCTCCACACTCCTCATTTCATTCGCTTGGTTCCTATCAATCCCTGTTGCCACTTTCGGCGCTGTTGATATAAGAGTTGAGAACGCTATGATAAGCCTAGCCTATGCATTTACACTTCTCGCAGTCTTTAGATTAATCCAAGAAGAACGTATAATCTCCCTACCCAAGAGTATTACTATCGCAGTGCCACTTGCATTAGCTGTTACGGGAGTAGGCACAAGCCTCATTAAGAGTATCCCTGATGAGGGGTATCTAATAGACGGCATTTTTGAATTCATTGCAGGTTTGATAGTTATTGAAAGCCTAAGCGCTTATTATAAGAGAAATGCAAAAGGATTGGGCATTTCCCTAGCACTTTCTGGAATTATGAGTACTCTTTACCCAATGTTTTACCAGAAACCACCCAACATGTTAATAACCTCAATCGCAGCATGGTTAATTATAGTACCACAATTTTGGTTCTATTCTAAAATTATATATAGTGAGCGCTTTTTTAAATGGCCTCAAAGTATGGAAACTTCAGCCCTAAAAATCGAAGGCACTCACATTATCCCACCAAGTGAGTTTGAAGATGTTAAAGATAAAGTAGGCCTCTACCCAACGCTTGCATTCCTTCGAAACTTCAAACCATTTCCAGGTTGGATATCCTACTTATTGAGCACTGTAGAGATGCCTAAAGCCCTTTATCCAACTGACCTCTATAAAATCACCGAAATAAGTACTAAATACTTTAAAGAGGCTCAACAAAAAGGTACAAAAGGAATAGCAATAATAGAAGGTCTAGAATTTCTAAAGCTGTATAATGATTTCGATGCTGTGGCAAAAATGTTGAGCAATGTGAGAGATTGTGCGACTCTTAACAATGGTACTCTAATAGTATTTGCGGAGGAAAGTGCCTGGGATAAGAAAGAATGGGCAACTTTAAGACGAATTCTGGGTGAAGAATAA